The following coding sequences lie in one Ostrinia nubilalis chromosome 2, ilOstNubi1.1, whole genome shotgun sequence genomic window:
- the LOC135082246 gene encoding very-long-chain (3R)-3-hydroxyacyl-CoA dehydratase hpo-8, translated as MSEKTAKKTVRRSGPSAIGKSYLLAYNFLQTLGWSYLLWQSLVYFLNRGTLDAYWDEIKWTLYIFQGGAILEILHSLLGLVSSGILVVTMQVHSRVFLVFAILMALHSATVSPGLPLCILAWSITEIVRYAFYGLNLINAVPQTLSYLRYSTFLILYPLGVTGEILCMYHSLDEIVEKKLYTVSFPNDWNVAFNFYYFMYFYMFMYFPLFPYLFGHMLKQRRKVLGDDTKKTK; from the exons ATGTCGGAAAAAACTGCAAAGAAAACAGTTAGGCGTTCAGGACCTTCGGCAATTGGAAAATCATATCTACTGGCGTACAATTTTTTACAAACTTTAGG ATGGTCCTATTTATTATGGCAGTCCCTCGTATACTTCCTGAACCGTGGGACCTTAGACGCTTATTGGGACGAGATCAAATGGACGTTATATATATTCCAGGGAGGTGCCATTTTGGAG ATACTTCACTCGCTACTCGGCCTAGTTTCGTCTGGCATCCTGGTGGTGACGATGCAGGTGCACTCGAGGGTGTTCCTGGTGTTCGCTATCCTGATGGCGTTACACAGTGCCACTGTCAGTCCCGGCCTGCCGCTCTGTATTCTGGCCTGGTCCATCACTGAAATAGTGCGTTATGCGTTCTACGGACTGAATCTCATCAACGCCGTCCCACAAACGCTCTCGTATTTAAg ataCTCAACGTTTTTGATACTGTATCCACTCGGCGTGACCGGAGAAATTCTCTGTATGTATCATTCGCTGGATGAAATCGTTGAAAAGAAATTGTACACTGTTTCATTCCCCAACGACTGGAATGTTGCATTCAATTTCTACTATTTCATGTACTTCTACATGTTTATGTATTTCCCACTGTTCCCGTACCTCTTCGGGCATATGTTGAAACAGAGGAGAAAAGTGTTGGGTGATGACACAAAGAAAACAAAGTAG